The following are encoded together in the Cicer arietinum cultivar CDC Frontier isolate Library 1 chromosome 2, Cicar.CDCFrontier_v2.0, whole genome shotgun sequence genome:
- the LOC101510202 gene encoding sugar transport protein 14-like: MAGGGFADPGALKRAHLYEYKITGYFIFSCIVGALGGSLFGYDLGVSGGVTSMDDFLIEFFPQVYERKHAHMEETDYCKYDDQMLTLFTSSLYFAALVSTFGASSLTKNKGRKASIIVGSVSFFIGAVLNAAASNIAMLITGRILLGIGIGFGNQAVPLYLSEMAPAKVRGAVNQLFQLTTCLGILVANLVNYATEKIHPWGWRLSLGLATVPATVMFIGGLLCPETPNSLVEQGKMDEGRKVLERVRGTTNVDAEFDDLVDASREAQAIKNPFQNLLLKKNRPQFIIGALAIPAFQQLTGNNSILFYAPVIFQTLGFGSGASLYASVITSVALVLATLISMFYVDKFGRRAFFLEAGAEMFFCMVATAVVLALEFGKGKELSFGVSIFLVIVIFMFVLAYGRSWGPLGWLVPSELFPLEIRSAAQSVVVCVNMIFTAFVAQFFLLSLCHLKYGIFLLFGGLIVFMSCFVFFFLPETKQVPIEEIYLLFENHWFWKKIVVDGNQDKSQEHA; the protein is encoded by the exons atggCAGGTGGAGGATTTGCTGATCCAGGGGCTCTTAAAAGGGCTCATCTTTATGAATATAAGATTACAGGGTACTTTATTTTTTCTTGCATTGTTGGTGCTCTTGGTGGTTCTCTCTTTGGATATGATCTTGGTGTTTCAG GTGGTGTTACTTCCATGGATGATTTCTTGATAGAATTCTTCCCACAAGTGTATGAGAGGAAACATGCACACATGGAAGAAACAGATTACTGTAAATATGATGATCAGATGTTGACACTCTTTACCTCTTCTCTTTATTTTGCTGCCTTGGTGTCCACATTTGGTGCTTCCAGCCTAACAAAAAACAAAGGGAGGAAAGCCAGTATTATTGTTGGTTCTGTTAGCTTCTTCATAGGAGCTGTCCTTAATGCTGCTGCCTCCAACATTGCAATGTTGATCACTGGTCGTATCCTTCTTGGCATTGGCATTGGATTTGGTAACCAG GCTGTTCCATTATATCTATCAGAAATGGCTCCCGCAAAAGTAAGAGGAGCAGTGAACCAACTATTTCAACTAACAACTTGTTTGGGAATTTTGGTTGCTAACTTGGTAAACTATGCCACTGAGAAAATTCATCCTTGGGGATGGAGATTATCTCTTGGTTTAGCAACAGTTCCAGCAACTGTTATGTTTATTGGTGGTTTATTGTGTCCTGAGACACCAAACAGTCTTGTGGAACAAGGCAAAATGGATGAGGGAAGAAAAGTGTTGGAGAGAGTTAGAGGTACTACCAATGTTGATGCTGAATTTGATGATCTTGTTGATGCAAGTAGAGAAGCACAAGCCATTAAGAATCCATTTCAGAACCTTCTGTTGAAAAAGAATAGGCCACAATTCATAATTGGTGCTTTGGCTATTCCTGCATTCCAACAATTGACAGGAAACAACTCTATTCTTTTCTATGCACCTGTCATTTTCCAGACTCTTGGATTTGGATCTGGAGCCTCTCTTTATGCTTCTGTCATTACCAGTGTTGCACTTGTTCTTGCCACTTTGATCTCTATGTTTTATGTTGACAAGTTTGGTAGGAGAGCTTTCTTTTTGGAAGCAGGTGCTGAAATGTTCTTTTGCATG GTTGCTACAGCAGTTGTTTTAGCTCTTGAGTTTGGTAAAGGCAAAGAACTATCATTTGGTGTTAGCATATTTTTGGTTATTGTGATTTTCATGTTTGTGTTGGCCTATGGAAGATCTTGGGGACCCTTAGGGTGGTTAGTTCCAAGTGAACTCTTCCCATTAGAGATAAGATCAGCTGCACAAAGTGTTGTGGTTTGTGTTAACATGATCTTCACTGCATTTGTGGCACAATTCTTCCTTTTATCTCTTTGCCATCTTAAATATGGAATCTTCTTGCTTTTTGGAGGCTTGATTGTCTTCATGAGTTGCTTTGTCTTCTTTTTCTTGCCTGAAACAAAGCAAGTTCCAATTGAAGAGATTTATCTTCTCTTTGAAAATCATTGGTTCTGGAAGAAAATAGTAGTGGATGGAAATCAAGATAAATCACAAGAACATGCATAA